The Christiangramia flava JLT2011 region GCGGTTTAGCTCTTTCAGGTAACTGCAGTCTTTCGTTATTGATGTAGACATAGCCGTCTTTTACCGCGAGGGAATCACCGGGTAGCCCAACAGCGCGCTTGACATAATTCGATTTTTTGTCTACTGGCTTGACGTAGTGATTGCTGGAGCGGTCAAAGAATTTGCTCACTGTATCAACCGGCCAGTTGAAAACCACGATATCGTTACGCTCAATATTTTCAAAACCTGGAAACCTGAAATAAGGGATTTGTGGTTTGTTCAGGTAAGATTTGATTCCCAGTACCGGGATGGTATCGTGCACCATTGGAAAGGCTACAGCGGTTTCCGGAACACGTGCACCGTAGTGAAATTTACTTACAAAGAGGAAGTCTCCTACCAGCAAGGTTTTTTCCAGGGATGAAGTTGGAATGGTAAATGGCTGCATGAAATAGGTGTGAACGATGGTTGCGGCGATCACTGCAAATAGAATCGAACTGATCCATTCTCCCATTTCTGTACGAGGTTTCAGGTCTCGATCTACAATATATGGATCGCTGGTCGCATAGTTCACGTAATAGATATAGAACCCCAGCGTTAATACCACAGCCCAGGTTTCTGCAACAGAATTTCTTCCGAAGCTTCTGATGGTCTCTACCCAGATCACCGGGATAATGATCAGGTTCACGATTGGGATGAACATCAGGATCACCCACCACCATGGCCTGTTGATGATCTTCATCAGGATCACTGCGTTATAAACGGGTACGGCCGCTTCCCAGGCCTTTCTTCCGGCTCTTTGATACAATTTCCAGGTTCCCAGGAAGTGAACGACCTGCAGGATCAGGAAAAAGAAAAACCATTCAGTTAAAGTCATTTTAAATCTTTATGCTATTAGGTGGTTAAAAAACCAATTTGTTACAATTTTCTAGAAAAGGCTCGCCAGGACATCACGCATCGTGAAAACCCCTGAGCGGCCTTTTAAATATTCAGCAGCGATGACGGCTCCCAGAGCAAACCCCTGGCGTGACTTTGCGGTGTGAGTGATCTCAATACTGTCAATATCAGATTCGTAGCTCACCGTATGGGTGCCTGGAACATTCTCGATTCGTTTGGCATGAATCGGGATTTCATCGCTATCTGCGTCATTCAGTTGCCAGCCTTTTTTATTAGGGTTTTCCTCAATGATCTGCTGCGCCAGGCTAATGGCCGTACCACTCGGAGCGTCCAGTTTCTGAGTATGATGGATTTCCTCAATTTCTACGGAATATTCCTCGAGACCTTTCATCATAGCTGCCAGTTTCTTGTTCAGTTCAAAAAAGACATTCACTCCTAAACTGAAGTTGGAGGCGTAGATAAATGCAGAATTATTTTCTTCGCAGATATTTTTAGCTTTTTCATACTGGTCTAGCCATCCCGTGGTACCCGATACCACCGGAATGTTATTTTTAAAACAGGTAGTGATATTTTTAAACGCAGCTTTCGGAATACTAAAATCGATAGCCACATCTGGCTGAAATTCGCCGAGGTTATAACTTTCAATATCATCATTAACCCGAAGCACTACTTCGTGACCCCGGCTCTGGGCGATCTCTTCAATGGTTTTTCCCATTTTTCCGTATCCAAGAAGCGCTATTCTCATATTAAAAATTGAGGTTTAAAGTGAGTCCGTAATTCGTTTTTCCGGAGAGTTGATCGTAATCCAGTTTTGGTCGAAAAGAGAGGTTTTCATCCACGTTGAACTGTCGTAAATGAGCTTCCACGTTTGCATCGATAATATTCAGTACGTACACCCCAAGAGTGACCAGAATAGAAATTTCCTTGTTCTTCTGGTACAGTTCCTGCGCGCGGCGAAGTCCTGCTGTACTGATCCGATCTTTGTATTCATCATCTTTCCCAGCCAGTCTTGCCTTGTAGGCATTCCGGTATTTGTCGTATTCTTTGTCGTTTTGCAGGTAAAAATATACACCGGTGCCAATTCCTGCGTAAGCGATGGGGATTTTCCAGTAACTGCCGTTGTACGCCTGCCCAAGTCCTGGCAAAATAGCACTATAAAAGGCTGCTTTTGAAGGTGCCAACGCGTTATAGGGCTCGTAATCTTTTTCTTTTTCTTCTGCTTTTTTCGTTGCCTTTTTCAGGTCTTCATTTTGCACAACGGCAACAGAGTCCTGCTGGGCAAAGCCGGTTTGGCCGCACAGCAGCACCAGGAACAGCAGCAAAAAAAGACTATTCTTCACCCTTAATGAGTTTTTGTAACCTGATGAAATCTTCTTCTGAAGAAAATGGAATGGTTAATTTTCCGCTGCCTTTTTTGGTCACTTTTACATCGACCTTGGTTCCAAGGTATTGCGAAAATTCCTTGATCCCTTTTTTATAGGTCTGGGAAACGCTCGTTTTTGCTTCAGATTTTGAAGCCTGACCGGGATTATTGAGTTCTCTTACTAGTTTTTCGGTTTCTCTTACAGAAAGAGATTTCTGAAGGATCTTTTCATAGATCTCCAGTTGTTTTTGTGGATCGTCAATATTGATCAGGGTCCTACCATGGCCCATGCTCAAAAAGCCATCTCGCATTCCAGTCTGGATGATCGGGTCCAGTTTTAACAGCCGAAGATAATTGGCAATTGTAGACCGATTTTTTCCAATTCGCTCACTCAGTTGCTCCTGGGTTAACTGAATTTCATCAATAAGCCTTTGATAAGAAAGGGCAATTTCAATTGGGTCAAGATCCTGTCGCTGAATATTTTCAACCAGAGCCATTTCCAGAGATTCCTGGTCATTGGCTATGCGGATATAGGCCGGAATGGTTTCCAGTCCAACCAGTTTGGAAGCACGAAAACGGCGTTCTCCTGAAACCAGCTGGTATTTTCCGAAATCCAGTTTCCGAACGGTGATTGGCTGGATCACTCCCAGTTCTTTTATGGAAGATGCCAGTTCTTTCAGGGAATCTTCGTTAAAGCTGGTCCTTGGCTGGAACGGGTTCACTTCAATAGAACTCAAGTCGAGCTCTACGATATGGCCCACCAACTTATCGGCGTTCTTATCTTCAGCAGATTTTATATCATTATCAGGATCTTTCAGAAGGGCCGAAAGACCTCTTCCTAAAGCCTGCTTTTTCGTCGCTTTCGCCATTGCTAAGAATTTTTCTTAATAATTTCATGTGCCAGACTCAGGTAATTGCTGGCTCCTTTGCTCGCCGCATCGTAATTAATGATGCTTTCCCCGTAACTGGGGGCTTCACTTAAACGCACATTTCGCTGAATGATTGTTTCAAAAACCATTTCATCAAAGTGCTTTTTAACTTCTTCCACAACCTGGTTGGAGAGTCGTAGCCTGGAATCATACATCGTGAGCAGCAGCCCCTCGATATCCAGCTTGTTATTGTGAATTTTTTGAACGCTTTTAATGGTATTCAGCAATTTGCCAAGACCTTCTAAAGCAAAATATTCACACTGGATAGGAATAATCACAGAATCTGCCGCAGTAAGGGCGTTCAGGGTTAAAAGTCCCAGCGAGGGGGCACAATCGATCAGGATAAAATCATATTGATCTTTCAGGGGCTCAATAACCTTACGAAGCATTGATTCCCGGTTTTCCTGGTCCACGAGTTCAATTTCGATCGCCACAAGATCAATATGAGCCGGAATGATGTCGAGATTAGGCGAACTGGTTTGCTGAATGGCTTCTTCAGCCTTGATGGAATGTTCCAGCAGCTGGTAGGTTCCATTTTCAACCTCTTCCACGTCAATTCCCAGTCCCGAAGTAGCATTAGCCTGCGGATCGGCATCTATTAACAGAATTTTCTTTTCCAGGACACCAAGGGAAGCAGCCAGGTTGACCGAAGTCGTGGTCTTTCCCACACCGCCCTTTTGGTTAGCAATAGCAATGATTTTACCCATTAAAAGTTTCGAGTTTTTGAAAGGTAAAAATACAATTTATTATAGGTTTAGAAAATGAATTTGCTAACAGCTTAGCGGTTTCTTTTAACTATTTATTATTATAACTGGTAGAAATAGCCTATTTGTACAGCAGCTCCCTTTGCCTGAAAATAGTTATGCCCATCATCAAGATTATATGTTTTTGCTAATAAAATAAGCCCTGAATTTTTAGATATCAGGTAATCAATACCCAATTGAGGGCCGAAAGCTAAATTCATGGAAGAATTAAACTGCAAGTCAAGATCAACATAAGGAGCTGAATTTCCATTCTCGGCCACTTTTTTCATGCGCTCATCCCTTGAGTTTAAAATAAATGACTTATTTACATACATTCCCAAAAACGGATTTATTTTAGATGTGGCAGGAAGAAAATGATATCGAACGGCAAAGTCTAAGCCAATCATCGGGTATTCTATGACTACCTTATCATAATTCTGATAAGGATAAACGGTTTCTCCTCCCTTTTTCGAGTAATTTATACCCAGTAATACGTTTATTTTTGATTTTAAAGCAGTTGGCACATAGGCGATTTCAATTCCCGCTTCCGGTCCTGTTTGGGAATCAAAAGTATCTATCGATTCAAATGCTGAGTGAATCGTGGTGAAATTGACACCCCCTAGAAGCGCAAAGCGTAATTTTGAATTTTCTGAAATTTCGTCAGCAACATAACCTTGTTGCTTTTTACATTCATTATAAGAAATAAAGACAGCGGAAAGACTTCTATTGGACAAACTGGTATGACCTAGTTTTTCAGGTTTACAATCTCCAAATAATATGGAAAGTGTTCCTAAATATTTTTTTGTCTGATTATTATAGGTTTTTCCGGAAGAATTTGCTTTTGTACTGGTTTGTACAAGCTCCTGCATTCCATATGAAGGATGTTCCGCGATATAATGAGGCTTTCGATATTTGTCTTTGAAAAAATATAAGTTGGAATAACCTCCAACCAATAATTTCATTAAGTAAATTTGATCTTCAAAGGATTTTGATTTTAAAATGAACTTTCTGGAATTAGATACTACACTATCTAATTGAGACGCAACTATTGATTGGGTGTTTCCATTTTCATCTGCATATTTTAAATTTTGATAATTTGAAATTTGTTCAAACTTCACGGAAGCCGGAATGTTTTTTCCATTTTTCTGATAAATAATGGCATTAGATTGAGCATGTAGAGTAAAGCTGAAAACTACAGCTGCAAAAAAGATAAATTTTTTCATTAATGATTGAATAGGATTAAGTTAATGGAAATGTAGGGCCTTTTAAGATTTTTTTTGTCTGATCATCTGTTCCAGCATATCCCACATTTCTTTCGGGATTTGCTCCAATAAATTAAACTGTCCGGCACCTTTGAGCCATTCCCCACCATCAATAGTAATCACTTCCCCATTGACGTATGCTGAAAAGTCGGAAACAAGGTAAGCGGCAAGATTGGCCAGTTCCTGATGCTCCCCAACTCTTTTTAGCGGCACTTTTTTGGCAAGATCGAATTTTTCTTTCAGGTCTCCGGGCAGTAATCTGTCCCAAGCGCCTTTGGTAGGGAAGGGGCCAGGAGCGATAGCATTGGAGCGAATACCATATTTTGCCCATTCTACCGCCAATGACCTGGTCATCGCCAGTACCCCGGCCTTGGCAGTAGCACTTGGAACTACATATGCGGAACCGGTCCAGGCATAGGTTGTGACGATATTTAGAATATTCTTGTTTTCCTGTTTTTCATCGATCCAATGTTTACCGAAGGCCAGTGTACAGTTCTTACTTCCTTTCAGTACAATGTCGATGATCGTATCGAATGCATTGGCGCTCAGTCTTTCAGTAGGAGAAATAAAATTTCCAGCGGCGTTATTCAGTAAAATATCTACCTGTCCAAATTCCTTTACGACCGCGTCTCGCATGGCTTCCACTTCCTGGTAGTTTCGGACGTCACATTGAACGGGGAAACAGGTGCCGCCGGTTTCAGTTGCCAGTTCTTCTGCGGTATTCTTAAGTTTTTCCAGGTTTCTTGAGGTGATCGCCACTTTCGCACCCAGTTCCAGGAAATATTTAGTCATGGCTTTTCCCAGGCCGCTTCCGCCGCCGGTTACCACTATATTTTTACCTTTTAGCGCATCGTCGCGCAACATTTTATCTGTATAGCTCATAATTATTCTTCATCGATTAAGATTTCTAATAACTGGATTGCAGCATCACTGATTTTCGTTCCTGGTCCAAATACGGCCACTGCACCAGCATCAAAAAGATACTGATAATCCTGTGAAGGGATGACCCCACCAACGATCACCATAATATCCTCGCGTTCGCGCTTTTTCAATTCTTCGATTACCTGAGGGACCAGTGTCTTGTGGCCGGCAGCCAGTGAAGATACGCCAAGGATATGTACATCGTTTTCTACTGCCTGTTGCGCAGCTTCTGCCGGAGTTTGGAACAGAGGGCCAATATCTACATCAAAACCAAGATCGGCATAACCGGTGGCGACCACCTTGGCTCCACGGTCGTGCCCGTCCTGTCCCATTTTAGCGATCATGATACGCGGGCGGCGACCTTCTATTTCAGCAAAACGATTCGCCATTTCACGCGCCTGGTTAAAGGATGTATTGTCTTTCATTTCTTTGGAATAAACTCCGCTGAAGGTTTGAACTTTTGCTTTATAGCGCCCAAATTCCTTTTCGAGCGCATCGCTGATCTCTCCAAGAGTGGCTCTTTCTCTTGCCGCCTCGACAGCCAGCGACAGTAAGTTAGCATTTTTCTCTTTGGCGGCAAGCGTGAGCTTGGTCAAAGCCTGTTGTACTTTTGTTTCATTTCTTTCGGCCCTGATTTTCTCCAGTCTTTCTATTTGCTGATTTCGAACGGTCTGGTTATCTACTTCCAGGGTCACGAGTTCATCCTCTTTTTCCAGGCGATATTTGTTCACGCCAACGATGATGTCGCTGCCAGAGTCAATTCGGGCCTGTTTCCGGGCGGCAGCTTCTTCAATTCGCATCTTCGGAATACCGGCTTCGATCGCTTTGGTCATTCCTCCAAGTTCTTCTACTTCTTCAATAAGTTTCCAGGCCTTTTCGGCGATATCTGCGGTTAATTTTTCCACATAATAACTACCGGCCCAGGGATCGACCGTTTTAGTGATATTCGTCTCCTGCTGAAGATATAACTGGGTATTTCTGGCTATTCTTGCTGAAAAATCGGTGGGTAAAGCGATTGCTTCATCTAGCGCGTTCGTGTGCAGACTTTGAGTGCCGCCGAAAGCCGCCGCAGCCGCCTCAATACAGGTTCGGGCAACATTATTAAATGGGTCCTGCTCCGTAAGGCTCCATCCACTGGTTTGTGAATGGGTTCGCAAGGATAACGATTTTGGATTTTTAGGATGGAATTGTTTAACCAGTTTGGCCCAGAGCATTCTTCCCGCTCGCATTTTCGCGATCTCCATAAAATGGTTCATTCCAATTGCCCAAAAGAAAGACAGGCGCGGGGCAAAACTATCAATATCCATTCCTGCTTCCAGGCCTTTCCGAATGTATTCGAGTCCGTCGGCCAGGGTATAGGCCAGCTCAATATCACAGGTGGCACCGGCTTCCTGCATATGGTAGCCCGAGATACTGATACTGTTGAATTTCGGCATCTTTTCAGAAGTGTATTGAAAAATATCTGAAATGATCTGCATCGACGGGGCAGGAGGGTAGATGTAGGTATTTCGCACCATGAATTCCTTCAGAATATCGTTCTGGATGGTTCCTGAAAGTTTTTCCGGGGAAACACCCTGTTCTTCCGCAGCAACGATATAAAAGGCCATAATTGGCAAAACGGCACCATTCATGGTCATGGAAACCGACATTTTATCCAGCGGAATCTGATCAAAAAGAATTTTCATGTCTTCTACGGAATCGATAGCCACTCCGGCTTTTCCCACATCTCCCACCACTCGCTCATGGTCGCTGTCATAACCGCGGTGTGTAGGAAGGTCAAAAGCCACGCTCAGTCCTTTCTGGCCTGCTGCAAGGTTCCTGCGATAAAAAGCGTTGCTTTCTTCTGCAGTGGAAAAACCCGCGTACTGCCTGATCGTCCAGGGGCGACTCACGTACATCGTGCTGTAGGGTCCACGCAGATAGGGAGGGATCCCAGCAGCAAACTGAAGGTGATCGACCGTTTCCAGGTCAGCTTTACTATATTTTGACTGGATCGTAATTTCCTCGGGAGTATCAAAAGTCTGAGAATTTAGTTCCCCGGCTTTATCTTTTGAATACTGAAGTTTCAGATCCTGAACGTTCTTTCTAGTCATCATTTCCAGGTTTTTCAGATTCGTTTTCCAGGCGTTTCTGCTCGTATTCTTCACTCAGGCGTCGTTCAAGAACGGGTTCGATCAGGGTTTTGCGAGGTTTCCTTTTCAGAAATGGGAATAATTCTAAATCGTCTTTCATGCGATCCTGTGGATTTTCGTGTTTGTTCGTTCCAATAAGCACCAAATCCCCGGTATTAAAGCGTTCCTGTTCTTCCGCAGCGCTTTGTTTTATTTTTTTCTGAATGATCCCGTCCTTCAGTTGTTGCAGGATACCGCCTGCGTTTTCCACGTTTTTAAATATGTCCAGCGCCAGATCAGCCAGTTGCCGAGTGAGGGTTTCAATATAATAACTGCCATCTGCAACATTTCCTACTTTTCCAAAGTAGGCTTCGTGGCGCATCACCAGTAACTGATTTCTGGCAATACGATCGCCAAATTCATTGTCTTTGTGGTAAAGCGCGTCGTACGGAAGATTGCAGATACTATCGGCACCGCCCAAGATAGCACTCATACTTTCGGTGGTCGTGCGAAGCAGGTTCACATTA contains the following coding sequences:
- a CDS encoding SDR family oxidoreductase gives rise to the protein MSYTDKMLRDDALKGKNIVVTGGGSGLGKAMTKYFLELGAKVAITSRNLEKLKNTAEELATETGGTCFPVQCDVRNYQEVEAMRDAVVKEFGQVDILLNNAAGNFISPTERLSANAFDTIIDIVLKGSKNCTLAFGKHWIDEKQENKNILNIVTTYAWTGSAYVVPSATAKAGVLAMTRSLAVEWAKYGIRSNAIAPGPFPTKGAWDRLLPGDLKEKFDLAKKVPLKRVGEHQELANLAAYLVSDFSAYVNGEVITIDGGEWLKGAGQFNLLEQIPKEMWDMLEQMIRQKKS
- the lepB gene encoding signal peptidase I, whose protein sequence is MTLTEWFFFFLILQVVHFLGTWKLYQRAGRKAWEAAVPVYNAVILMKIINRPWWWVILMFIPIVNLIIIPVIWVETIRSFGRNSVAETWAVVLTLGFYIYYVNYATSDPYIVDRDLKPRTEMGEWISSILFAVIAATIVHTYFMQPFTIPTSSLEKTLLVGDFLFVSKFHYGARVPETAVAFPMVHDTIPVLGIKSYLNKPQIPYFRFPGFENIERNDIVVFNWPVDTVSKFFDRSSNHYVKPVDKKSNYVKRAVGLPGDSLAVKDGYVYINNERLQLPERAKPQYLYIGQTKGQPFNPRALYEMYGITDGYGYDQSSNRFTITLTEEAYERFKNHPNVASIERYIGPGGVRNNGLFPNNGKLKWSNDNFGPIHIPEKGETVQLTPESMPFYRRIIEVYEGREMGQEQKISLNGTQVLINGKPSSEYTFKQNYYWMMGDNRHNSEDSRSWGYVPENHVVGKPVFIWLSWDSNASGFNKIRWDRVFTTVKGDGEPTSFLPYFLILVVIYFGWKFFKKRREES
- a CDS encoding ParB/RepB/Spo0J family partition protein, with the protein product MAKATKKQALGRGLSALLKDPDNDIKSAEDKNADKLVGHIVELDLSSIEVNPFQPRTSFNEDSLKELASSIKELGVIQPITVRKLDFGKYQLVSGERRFRASKLVGLETIPAYIRIANDQESLEMALVENIQRQDLDPIEIALSYQRLIDEIQLTQEQLSERIGKNRSTIANYLRLLKLDPIIQTGMRDGFLSMGHGRTLINIDDPQKQLEIYEKILQKSLSVRETEKLVRELNNPGQASKSEAKTSVSQTYKKGIKEFSQYLGTKVDVKVTKKGSGKLTIPFSSEEDFIRLQKLIKGEE
- a CDS encoding OmpW family outer membrane protein; protein product: MKKFIFFAAVVFSFTLHAQSNAIIYQKNGKNIPASVKFEQISNYQNLKYADENGNTQSIVASQLDSVVSNSRKFILKSKSFEDQIYLMKLLVGGYSNLYFFKDKYRKPHYIAEHPSYGMQELVQTSTKANSSGKTYNNQTKKYLGTLSILFGDCKPEKLGHTSLSNRSLSAVFISYNECKKQQGYVADEISENSKLRFALLGGVNFTTIHSAFESIDTFDSQTGPEAGIEIAYVPTALKSKINVLLGINYSKKGGETVYPYQNYDKVVIEYPMIGLDFAVRYHFLPATSKINPFLGMYVNKSFILNSRDERMKKVAENGNSAPYVDLDLQFNSSMNLAFGPQLGIDYLISKNSGLILLAKTYNLDDGHNYFQAKGAAVQIGYFYQL
- a CDS encoding DUF5683 domain-containing protein — encoded protein: MKNSLFLLLFLVLLCGQTGFAQQDSVAVVQNEDLKKATKKAEEKEKDYEPYNALAPSKAAFYSAILPGLGQAYNGSYWKIPIAYAGIGTGVYFYLQNDKEYDKYRNAYKARLAGKDDEYKDRISTAGLRRAQELYQKNKEISILVTLGVYVLNIIDANVEAHLRQFNVDENLSFRPKLDYDQLSGKTNYGLTLNLNF
- the dapB gene encoding 4-hydroxy-tetrahydrodipicolinate reductase — its product is MRIALLGYGKMGKTIEEIAQSRGHEVVLRVNDDIESYNLGEFQPDVAIDFSIPKAAFKNITTCFKNNIPVVSGTTGWLDQYEKAKNICEENNSAFIYASNFSLGVNVFFELNKKLAAMMKGLEEYSVEIEEIHHTQKLDAPSGTAISLAQQIIEENPNKKGWQLNDADSDEIPIHAKRIENVPGTHTVSYESDIDSIEITHTAKSRQGFALGAVIAAEYLKGRSGVFTMRDVLASLF
- a CDS encoding ParA family protein, whose translation is MGKIIAIANQKGGVGKTTTSVNLAASLGVLEKKILLIDADPQANATSGLGIDVEEVENGTYQLLEHSIKAEEAIQQTSSPNLDIIPAHIDLVAIEIELVDQENRESMLRKVIEPLKDQYDFILIDCAPSLGLLTLNALTAADSVIIPIQCEYFALEGLGKLLNTIKSVQKIHNNKLDIEGLLLTMYDSRLRLSNQVVEEVKKHFDEMVFETIIQRNVRLSEAPSYGESIINYDAASKGASNYLSLAHEIIKKNS
- the scpA gene encoding methylmalonyl-CoA mutase; the protein is MTRKNVQDLKLQYSKDKAGELNSQTFDTPEEITIQSKYSKADLETVDHLQFAAGIPPYLRGPYSTMYVSRPWTIRQYAGFSTAEESNAFYRRNLAAGQKGLSVAFDLPTHRGYDSDHERVVGDVGKAGVAIDSVEDMKILFDQIPLDKMSVSMTMNGAVLPIMAFYIVAAEEQGVSPEKLSGTIQNDILKEFMVRNTYIYPPAPSMQIISDIFQYTSEKMPKFNSISISGYHMQEAGATCDIELAYTLADGLEYIRKGLEAGMDIDSFAPRLSFFWAIGMNHFMEIAKMRAGRMLWAKLVKQFHPKNPKSLSLRTHSQTSGWSLTEQDPFNNVARTCIEAAAAAFGGTQSLHTNALDEAIALPTDFSARIARNTQLYLQQETNITKTVDPWAGSYYVEKLTADIAEKAWKLIEEVEELGGMTKAIEAGIPKMRIEEAAARKQARIDSGSDIIVGVNKYRLEKEDELVTLEVDNQTVRNQQIERLEKIRAERNETKVQQALTKLTLAAKEKNANLLSLAVEAARERATLGEISDALEKEFGRYKAKVQTFSGVYSKEMKDNTSFNQAREMANRFAEIEGRRPRIMIAKMGQDGHDRGAKVVATGYADLGFDVDIGPLFQTPAEAAQQAVENDVHILGVSSLAAGHKTLVPQVIEELKKREREDIMVIVGGVIPSQDYQYLFDAGAVAVFGPGTKISDAAIQLLEILIDEE